The nucleotide window TCCGTCGGCGTCGTCGCCCGCCGTGGCCGCTATCTCCGGTATCCGCTCGCGGAGCAGGCGCGCGGACTCGCGCCGCGCGCGGGCGCTCACGTGGTCGAAGTGCGTGTTGACGACGAGGAGCGCGTCGCCGCCGACCGCCCGGACCCGCGCCCACGTTGCGATCCGCGGATACGACGCGTCCCAGCCGGTCGAGGGCTCCGCGGGCGTCTCGGAGAGCCAGAACGTGTCGCTGTCGACGACCTCCCAGCGGTCGCTTCGGACCGCGATCGGACAGCCTTCGCCCTCGCCGTCGGCCTCGCGGCCGCGCCCGACGAACTCGTACTCCGGGAGCCGCTCGCGGAGGTCGCGGCGCTGGTCCGGCAGCGGCTCCTGAAACGCGGCGACGTCGGGCCGGTGGAAGCGGACGAGTCGCCCGACCGCGTCGCGGCGGTCGTGCCAGGCGTCGTGGTGGTCGCCGCGGTTGGCGTAGCGGACGTTGTAGCTCAGCACCCGGATCCCGGTCATTACGTCTGGCGTCGCGGGCGAGGCGATTAAATCTCGTGGAGTGCGCGCGGAACTGTCGTCGACGTCTCGCTCGCTCGGCTGTACGTACTCATTCGGCCCTGTTGAAATCCTTCATCCTTGATAGGAACCGTGTGCTGAATACAACGCGCGTATCTTGCACGGTAGAGACAGGTGTCGTTATCACTAGGTCGGTCAGCATATAGGACATACAGATCGACCTATCAACAGCTGTTTGATAAAGATTCATATGCTGACAATATCTGATATTATGTATGAGCGAAGATGAAAATCCGTTGCTCATGGTCCACCTCCGTTCGATTCGTACCGCTATTGTTGGGTTAGCGCTCGCGGTTCTTACAACGGGGCTTATTATTTCAGGGGACTCACTGGATTTTCCGTTTCTCATCTTCTCTCTGTTCGTCTGCCTATACGCATTTGTGCCGCCCTTCATTCGTGCTTGAAGGCCAACCAAACTCAGCTATTGACCAACTGATTGTCCTACAATGGCATCAGATCACTTGTGGTCCACACTGCTGCATTGATACTCTATATTCAGCACGACAGCAGAAACATATCATAAATTGATCATTTCAACAGAGCCAATTCGTTGTAAACTACGATCGACACGAACAGCGCCGAAGCCCCAGCCGGGAGGCGGGCGCACGCTCGCTGCGCTCCTCACTCTGTCGCGTTGCTCCCTCGTTGCGGTGCTGCCGTCGTCATCAGAACGCGGAGCGTTCTGATTGGCTCACGAGAGCTTTGCTCTCGTGAACGCCTCCGCCCGCCTCCCGGCTGCCCCTTCGAGTCCCACCCGACCGCACAGCACCTCACGCCTCCCCAGCCTCGTCGCCGGTCCTCCGCTTCGCTTCGGACCGCCGACTCCCTC belongs to Halorubrum sp. DM2 and includes:
- a CDS encoding endonuclease/exonuclease/phosphatase family protein; this encodes MTGIRVLSYNVRYANRGDHHDAWHDRRDAVGRLVRFHRPDVAAFQEPLPDQRRDLRERLPEYEFVGRGREADGEGEGCPIAVRSDRWEVVDSDTFWLSETPAEPSTGWDASYPRIATWARVRAVGGDALLVVNTHFDHVSARARRESARLLRERIPEIAATAGDDADGPIPDGPIATVLVGDFNCTPGSDPHRILVGDDPELDDEPAADPADRDGLELRDAAVAADLRHGPETSLTDFARLIDGRRIDHALVSPALSVEAFATLADRDDRGRYPSDHLPILARLSP